The proteins below come from a single Comamonas antarctica genomic window:
- the maiA gene encoding maleylacetoacetate isomerase encodes MKLHSYFRSSAAYRVRIALHLKGLPFDYVPVHLLRGEHREAGYAGRVGDALLPALELDEGPLLTQSMAIIEYLEETHSAVPLLPADALGRAHVRALAQMIACEIHPLNNLRVLKYLVHTLQVSEDAKTQWYQHWAGSGLAAVERQLGLLAEERRAAGLPESVFCWGDAPGLADCCLVPQVFNARRFGLTLDALPRIAAIVERCEALPAFALAHPEACPDHQ; translated from the coding sequence ATGAAGCTGCATTCCTATTTCCGCTCCTCGGCGGCCTACCGCGTGCGCATCGCGCTGCATCTCAAGGGCCTGCCATTCGACTATGTGCCCGTGCACCTGCTGCGCGGCGAGCACCGCGAGGCCGGCTATGCAGGGCGCGTGGGCGACGCGCTGCTGCCGGCGCTGGAGCTCGATGAAGGCCCGCTGCTGACGCAGTCGATGGCCATCATTGAATACCTCGAAGAGACCCATTCCGCCGTGCCGCTGCTGCCTGCCGATGCGCTGGGCCGCGCCCATGTGCGCGCGCTGGCGCAGATGATCGCCTGCGAGATCCATCCGCTGAACAACCTGCGCGTGCTCAAGTACCTGGTGCACACGCTGCAGGTGTCCGAGGACGCCAAGACGCAGTGGTATCAGCACTGGGCCGGCTCGGGGCTGGCAGCGGTGGAGCGCCAGCTGGGCCTGCTGGCCGAGGAGCGCCGCGCCGCAGGCTTGCCCGAGTCCGTGTTCTGCTGGGGCGATGCCCCCGGCCTGGCCGACTGTTGTCTGGTGCCGCAGGTGTTCAATGCGCGCCGCTTCGGCCTGACGCTGGACGCGCTGCCGCGCATTGCCGCCATCGTGGAGCGCTGCGAGGCGCTGCCGGCATTTGCGCTGGCCCATCCCGAAGCCTGTCCGGACCACCAATGA
- a CDS encoding polyphenol oxidase family protein, whose amino-acid sequence MSAAASSADWLLPDWPAPAGVHALCTTRAGGVSAAPWDSLNLGDHVGDSAHAVFENRARLQAALRERTPGAHAVFLRQVHGSDVLALDAATPQNLAADACVTAAPGVACTIMVADCLPLLFTDRSGSVVAAAHAGWRGLAGTVRAGGPAEGVLESVFAQFAQQLVNAGACGTRAEAAGQTLAWLGPCIGPTAFEVGEEVRTALCQGHPEAGRHFRPAQAPGKYLADLAALARQRLQAMGIEAIHGNDGSARWCTVNNPSAFFSHRRDAARLGSSGRFAACIWRGAGD is encoded by the coding sequence ATGAGCGCCGCCGCTTCCTCTGCCGACTGGCTGCTGCCCGACTGGCCCGCGCCGGCGGGTGTGCACGCGCTGTGCACCACGCGCGCGGGCGGCGTCAGCGCTGCGCCCTGGGATTCGCTCAACCTGGGCGACCATGTCGGCGACTCGGCGCATGCGGTGTTCGAGAACCGGGCACGGCTGCAGGCCGCGCTGCGCGAACGCACGCCGGGCGCGCATGCGGTGTTCCTGCGCCAGGTGCATGGCAGCGACGTGCTCGCGCTCGACGCCGCAACACCGCAGAACCTGGCCGCCGATGCCTGCGTGACGGCGGCGCCGGGCGTGGCCTGCACCATCATGGTCGCCGACTGCCTGCCGCTGCTGTTCACCGACCGCAGCGGCAGCGTCGTGGCCGCCGCGCATGCAGGCTGGCGCGGACTGGCGGGCACGGTGCGCGCGGGCGGGCCGGCCGAAGGCGTGCTGGAAAGCGTGTTTGCGCAGTTCGCGCAGCAGCTCGTCAACGCCGGCGCCTGCGGCACGCGCGCCGAGGCCGCTGGCCAGACGCTGGCCTGGCTGGGGCCGTGCATCGGCCCGACGGCGTTTGAAGTCGGCGAGGAGGTGCGCACCGCGCTGTGCCAGGGCCATCCCGAGGCCGGCCGGCATTTTCGGCCGGCGCAGGCACCGGGAAAGTATCTGGCCGATCTCGCCGCGCTGGCGCGCCAGCGGCTGCAGGCCATGGGCATCGAGGCCATCCACGGCAACGATGGCAGCGCGCGCTGGTGCACGGTGAACAATCCGTCAGCGTTCTTCTCGCACCGGCGCGACGCCGCCCGGCTGGGCAGCAGCGGGCGCTTCGCGGCCTGCATCTGGCGCGGCGCCGGCGACTGA
- a CDS encoding acetyl-CoA C-acetyltransferase gives MEDIVIVSAVRTPVGKFGGALAKVPATELGALVIREALGRAQVPLDQVGEVIMGQVLTAGVGQNPARQAMMKAGVAKETPALTINAVCGSGLKAVMLAAQAVATGDSEIVVAGGQENMSLSPHVLNGSREGQRMGDWKMSDTMIVDGLWDVYNQYHMGITAENVARENGVTREMQDALALASQQKAAAAQDAGKFEAEIVPVEIPQRKGEPVKFAADEYINRKTNAEALGGLRPAFDKAGSVTAGNASGLNDGAAAVVVMSAAKAKALGLQPLARIVSYATSGLDPATMGLGPVFASRKALARAGWKAEEVDLFELNEAFAAQACAVNQQLGIDPAKVNVNGGAIALGHPIGASGCRVLVTLLHEMQRSGARRGLAGLCIGGGMGVAMALERV, from the coding sequence ATGGAAGACATCGTCATCGTTTCTGCTGTTCGTACGCCCGTGGGCAAATTCGGCGGCGCCCTGGCCAAGGTGCCCGCCACCGAGCTGGGCGCGCTGGTCATCCGCGAGGCACTGGGCCGAGCCCAGGTGCCGCTGGACCAGGTCGGCGAAGTCATCATGGGCCAGGTCCTCACCGCCGGCGTCGGCCAGAACCCGGCGCGCCAGGCGATGATGAAGGCCGGCGTCGCCAAGGAAACGCCGGCACTGACCATCAACGCCGTCTGCGGCTCGGGCCTCAAGGCCGTGATGCTTGCGGCCCAGGCCGTGGCCACGGGCGACAGCGAGATCGTGGTGGCCGGAGGGCAGGAGAACATGAGCCTGTCGCCGCACGTGCTCAATGGCTCGCGCGAAGGCCAGCGCATGGGCGACTGGAAGATGAGCGACACGATGATCGTCGACGGCCTGTGGGACGTCTACAACCAGTACCACATGGGCATCACCGCCGAGAACGTGGCCCGCGAAAACGGCGTCACGCGCGAGATGCAGGATGCGCTGGCGCTGGCCAGCCAGCAAAAGGCTGCGGCCGCGCAGGACGCGGGCAAGTTCGAGGCCGAGATCGTGCCCGTGGAGATTCCGCAGCGCAAGGGCGAGCCCGTCAAGTTCGCGGCCGATGAGTACATCAACCGCAAGACCAATGCCGAGGCGCTGGGTGGCCTGCGCCCCGCGTTCGACAAGGCCGGCTCGGTGACCGCGGGCAACGCCTCGGGCCTCAACGACGGCGCCGCCGCAGTGGTGGTGATGTCCGCCGCCAAGGCCAAGGCGCTGGGGCTGCAGCCACTGGCGCGCATCGTTTCCTACGCCACTTCCGGCCTCGATCCGGCGACCATGGGCCTGGGCCCGGTTTTTGCTAGCCGCAAGGCACTGGCGCGTGCGGGCTGGAAGGCCGAGGAGGTCGACCTTTTCGAACTCAATGAAGCCTTCGCGGCCCAGGCCTGCGCCGTGAACCAGCAACTGGGCATCGATCCCGCCAAGGTCAACGTCAATGGCGGTGCCATTGCGCTGGGCCACCCCATCGGTGCCTCGGGCTGCCGCGTGCTGGTCACGCTGCTGCACGAGATGCAGCGCAGCGGCGCGCGCCGCGGCCTCGCCGGTCTGTGTATCGGCGGTGGCATGGGCGTGGCCATGGCGCTGGAACGGGTCTGA
- the phbB gene encoding acetoacetyl-CoA reductase, protein MSQKVAYVTGGMGGIGTSICQRLYKDGFKVIAGCGPTRDFHKWLKEQNDQGFEFHASVGNVGDWDSTYNAFSQAKAEHGSIDVLVNNAGITRDRMFLKMTRDDWDAVIETNLTSMFNVTKQVVGDMVDKGWGRIINISSVNGVKGQSGQTNYSAAKAGMHGFTMALAQELATKGVTVNTVSPGYIGTDMVKAIRQEVLDKIVGTIPVRRLGEPGEIASIIAWLASEDGGYSTGADFSVNGGLHMH, encoded by the coding sequence ATGAGTCAAAAAGTTGCGTATGTCACGGGGGGTATGGGCGGCATCGGCACCTCGATCTGCCAGCGTCTTTACAAGGACGGATTCAAGGTGATTGCCGGCTGCGGCCCGACACGGGATTTCCACAAGTGGCTCAAGGAGCAAAACGACCAGGGCTTCGAATTCCATGCGTCCGTCGGCAATGTCGGCGACTGGGATTCGACCTATAACGCCTTCAGCCAGGCCAAGGCCGAACATGGCAGCATCGACGTGCTGGTCAACAACGCGGGCATCACGCGCGATCGCATGTTCCTGAAGATGACCCGCGACGATTGGGATGCGGTCATTGAAACCAACCTGACATCCATGTTCAACGTCACCAAGCAGGTGGTGGGCGACATGGTCGACAAGGGCTGGGGCCGGATCATCAACATCAGCTCGGTCAACGGCGTCAAGGGCCAGTCGGGCCAGACCAACTACTCGGCCGCCAAGGCCGGCATGCATGGTTTCACGATGGCGCTGGCGCAGGAACTCGCGACCAAGGGCGTCACGGTCAACACCGTGAGTCCCGGCTATATCGGTACCGACATGGTGAAGGCGATCCGCCAGGAGGTGCTGGACAAGATCGTGGGCACCATTCCGGTGCGCCGCCTGGGCGAGCCCGGTGAGATTGCCTCGATCATCGCCTGGCTGGCATCGGAGGATGGCGGCTACTCGACCGGAGCGGACTTTTCCGTCAACGGCGGCCTGCATATGCATTGA
- a CDS encoding PHA/PHB synthase family protein — protein sequence MNSDPLRGFTPQIPQIFSQQWGQILGMLQPAAGAKAAASAAPLRFDPQKLLQLQQQYQCELTRLLSHSGEAAAEPLKDKRFAADSWRSQPGAALMAQVYLLNARTLQGMADALQADEKTCRRVRFAVEQWSAALAPSNSLAFNPEAQQKLLASQGASLAKGISNLLHDMRQGHLSMTDESRFEVGRNMATTEGAVVFENEFLQLIEYKPLTDEVFERPLLLVPPCINKYYILDLQPENSLIRHAIAQGQRTFVISWRNPDASLAEATWDDYIEKAVIKAIETVREIGGSEQINTLGFCVGGTMLATALSVLAARGESPAASATLLTTLLDFSDTGILDIFIDEPMVQFREWQMGRGGLLKGQELASTFSFLRPNELVWNYVVGNYLQGETPPPFDLLYWNSDATNLPGPFYAWYLRNLYLENKLVQPGALKVCGQALDLSQLDMPVYIYGSREDHIVPVDAAYASTQHVGGPRRFVMGASGHIAGVINPPAKKKRSHWIRDDDHYPERLGDWLAGAREYPGSWWDDWSEWLAQQGGSKVAAPQRYGRGAAFAEIEPAPGRYVRQKAAANG from the coding sequence ATGAATTCTGACCCACTCCGCGGCTTCACTCCGCAAATCCCGCAGATTTTCAGTCAGCAATGGGGCCAGATCCTCGGCATGCTGCAGCCCGCCGCTGGTGCCAAGGCCGCTGCCAGCGCCGCGCCGCTGCGCTTCGATCCGCAAAAACTCCTGCAGTTGCAGCAGCAATACCAGTGCGAACTCACGCGCCTGCTGAGCCATTCGGGCGAGGCCGCCGCCGAACCCTTGAAAGACAAGCGCTTTGCCGCCGACAGCTGGCGCAGCCAGCCGGGCGCGGCGCTGATGGCGCAGGTCTATCTGCTGAACGCGCGCACGCTGCAGGGCATGGCCGACGCCTTGCAGGCCGACGAGAAGACCTGCCGGCGCGTGCGCTTTGCCGTGGAGCAGTGGAGCGCCGCGCTCGCGCCCAGCAACAGCCTGGCCTTCAACCCCGAAGCGCAGCAAAAGCTGCTGGCTTCGCAGGGCGCCAGTCTGGCCAAGGGCATCAGCAACCTGCTGCACGACATGCGGCAAGGCCACCTGTCGATGACCGACGAGAGCCGCTTCGAGGTGGGCCGCAACATGGCCACCACCGAAGGCGCGGTGGTCTTCGAGAACGAATTCCTGCAGCTGATCGAGTACAAGCCGCTCACGGACGAAGTCTTCGAGCGGCCGCTGCTGCTGGTGCCGCCGTGCATCAACAAGTACTACATCCTCGACCTGCAACCCGAGAACTCGCTGATCCGCCACGCCATCGCGCAGGGCCAGCGCACGTTTGTGATCAGCTGGCGCAACCCCGACGCCTCGCTCGCCGAAGCGACCTGGGACGACTACATCGAGAAGGCGGTGATCAAGGCCATCGAGACGGTGCGCGAGATCGGCGGCAGCGAACAGATCAACACCCTGGGCTTTTGCGTTGGCGGCACGATGCTGGCCACGGCGCTGAGCGTGCTCGCCGCGCGCGGCGAGTCGCCGGCCGCGAGCGCCACGCTGCTCACCACGCTGCTGGATTTCAGCGACACCGGCATCCTCGACATCTTCATCGACGAACCCATGGTGCAGTTCCGCGAATGGCAGATGGGCCGCGGCGGCCTGCTCAAGGGCCAGGAGCTGGCCTCGACCTTCAGCTTCCTGCGGCCGAACGAGCTGGTCTGGAACTATGTGGTCGGCAACTACCTGCAGGGCGAGACGCCGCCGCCGTTCGACCTTTTGTACTGGAACAGCGACGCCACCAATCTGCCCGGGCCGTTCTATGCCTGGTATCTGCGCAATCTCTACCTCGAGAACAAGCTGGTGCAGCCGGGCGCGCTCAAGGTCTGCGGCCAGGCGCTCGACCTGTCGCAGCTCGACATGCCGGTCTACATCTATGGCTCGCGCGAAGACCATATCGTGCCGGTCGATGCCGCCTATGCCTCGACGCAGCACGTGGGCGGACCGCGGCGCTTCGTGATGGGGGCTTCGGGCCACATTGCCGGTGTGATCAATCCTCCGGCCAAGAAAAAGCGCAGCCATTGGATACGCGACGACGACCACTATCCCGAGCGGCTTGGCGACTGGCTTGCCGGCGCGCGCGAATACCCAGGCAGCTGGTGGGACGACTGGTCCGAATGGCTGGCGCAGCAGGGCGGCAGCAAGGTTGCGGCGCCGCAGCGCTATGGACGCGGCGCGGCCTTCGCGGAAATTGAACCCGCGCCCGGCCGTTATGTCCGGCAAAAAGCCGCGGCAAATGGTTGA